ATCATTTTTAATAGGATCATAAATTACTGATATATAAGATTGGTTTTTTTCTTTAATAAGTATTGATAAACAAAAATGAGGTATTTTTTTAATAAAATTCATTGTTCCGTTTAAAGGATTAATTAACCACTGATTATTATTCAAAATAATTTTTTTTTTAGAATGTATGTTGATAATAGCATGTTTAGGATACGATTGATATATAATAGAATATATAGTAGAAAAAGTTTTTTCTTTTATTTGTTTTATATAATATAAATTTTTTTTTTTTTCAGAATTATAAGTTATATCTTTTGAGTCATAATTTTGAGTAATAATTTTTCCACCAATTCGAATAGCTCTAATTGCAATATTTAATATTGGGTTCATATAATAATTCTCTTTTATAATATTATTCTATTCATTTCTATAAATATAAATTTTTATAGAAATTGATTTCTTTATAAAAATAAATAATTATTATATACTTATTTTTAATAAATTTAAAAACTTTATTTTTTATTTTAAAATAAAAAAATATTTAATAAAATAAAATGGAAAATAGCAATGTTACAAGAAATTTTTTTAAAAAAAAATCAAAAAAAAAAAATTAATTTACTTGATTTTGATTTAACAAAAATGACAAATTTTTTTTTAAAAATGGGAGAAAAAAAATTTAGAGCAATACAAATGATGGAATGGATTTATAAAAAATATTGCATAAAATTTAATAAAATGAGTAATTTTAGTAATACTTTAAAAAATAAATTAAATTCTACATCTATTATAGTATTACCAAAATATGTTAAAAAAATAAAATCATTAGACGGAACAATCAAATGGAATTTTCTATTTAATACTGAATTTATTGAAACAATATATATTCCAGAAAAAAAACGTGCTACTTTATGTATTTCATCTCAAGTTGGTTGTGTATTAAAATGTGGATTTTGTGCTACAGGTCAATTAGGATATACTCGTAATTTACAAGTATCAGAAATTATTGGTCAAATATGGTTTGTTATAAATAAATTAAATCAGTATAAATTAAAAAATTTAATTTTACCTACAATAACTAATATTGTTATGATGGGTATGGGGGAACCATTATTAAATTTAAAAAATGTTATAATAGCGATAAATATTATATTAAGCAAATACGGTTTTAATTTTTCCAAAAATAAAGTAACACTATCAACTTCTGGTATTGTTCCTGCGATAAATAAAATAGCTGGAAAAATAGATATTTCATTAGCAATTTCTTTACATGCACCTAATAATCATATACGTAATATGATTATGCCTATTAATAAAGTTTATAATATTAATTTATTATTGTTATCCGTTAAAAATTATTTAAGTAAATCTACAGCAAATCGTGGTATAGTTACAATAGAATATGTAATGTTATTAAATATTAATGATAGTTTACATCATGCTAAAGAATTAGTTTGTTTATTAAAAGATATACCATGTAAAATTAATTTAATTCCTTGGAATCCTATTAAAAACTCTCTTTATAAATGTAGCACTTATAATAGAATTATTAACTTTTCTAATTATTTAAAAAATAAAAATTTTATTGTTACTATCAGAAAAAATAGAGGATCTGACATTAATGCTGCTTGCGGACAATTGATTAGTAAATAAAATATTTTTTAAAAAAATCTAAAAAAATAAAAAAATTAACAATTTCAATAAAAGGATATTTTATATTATATGGGAATTAGACATCAATCAATTAGAGGTATGCATGATATTCTTCCTTGTGATACTCACTATCTTAGTATAATTGAGGAAGAGATAAAAAAAATTTTATATAATTATGCATATTTTGAAATTCGATTTCCTGTCGTTGAAAAAACAGAATTATTTGAAAAAGCCATTGGAAATCAAACAGATATAATCAATAAAGAAATGTATAACTTTTATGATAAAAAAAAAAAAAAAATTTCTTTAAGACCTGAAGGAACCGTTAGTTGTATTCGAGCTTGTATACAAAATAATATATTTTACAATTCTAAAATTCAAAAATTATGGTATTACGGTCCTATGTTTCGTTATGAAAGACCTCAAAAAGGACGTTTTAGACAATTTTATCAATTAGGAGTAGAATATTTTGGTTTAAAAAATATTATATCTGATTATGAAATAATTATGTTAACTATAAGTATTTGGAAAAAATTAAATTTATTAAAATATCTAAAACTAGAAATTAATTCAATAGGTTGGACAGAAGACAGAAAAAATTTTTCATTAGATTTAAAAAAATTTTTTAAAAAAAATAAATTTAAATTAAATCAATATGAAAAAAATTTATTATATATAAATCCTATTCGAATTTTAGATAGTAAAAATGATAATACAATTAAATTATTAAAATCAGCTCCATTATTAAATAATTATCTAAATTTATATTCATATAATCGTTTTAAAAAATTATGTGATCTATTAAATCAATCAAAAGTAGATTATATTGTTAATAATCAGTTAGTTAGAGGATTGGATTATTATAATGATACTGTATTTGAATGGAAATCAGACTTATTAGGCGCACAAAATACTGTTTGTGCTGGAGGAAGATATGATGCTTTAATAAAATATTTGGGAGGAAAAGATAATCCAGCAATTGGTTTAGCTTTTGGAATAGACAGATTATTAATTTTAAAAAAATTATTTAACCCTATTCCTTGCAACAACATTTTTATTGATATTAATATTATTTTTTTAGAATCAATATATTCTGTATTTGCAATATACATATCTCAAAAATTACGTTTAATTTGGCCTCAACTAAAAATTAATACCTATTTAAAAACTTTCAAAAAGAAAAAATTTTTTAGTATATCTAAACAAATAAAATCAAAATTTTTATTAATTTTAAATTCAAATAGTTTAAATATAAATAAAGTATTAATTAAAAATATTTTTAATAAAACTAAAAAAAATATATCAATTAATCGTATTTTTCAAAATCCATGTATATTTCTTAAATAAAAAACATATTTAATTATATTAATTAATATATATAAAATAATCTATTAATTAAATATTTTTAAAAAAATTTTAAATATTTTTAATATTTAATTACTTAAAATAAGTAGATTACATATATGATAAATAAAAAAATGAAAAAATTTGATCCAAAAATTTGGAATTTAATTAATGATGAAAAAAATAGACAAGAATTATGTATTAATTTAATTGCTTCAGAAAACTATGCTAGTAATTCTATATTAGAAGCTCAGGGTTCTTGTTTGACAAATAAATACGCAGAAGGATATATTGGCAATCGTTTTTATGATGGATGTAATATTATTGATAAAATAGAAAGTATTGCTATTAATAGAGCAAAAAAATTATTTTGTGTAGAATATGCTAATGTACAACCTCATTCAGGTTCTCAAGCTAATTTTGCTGTTTTTCAAGCATTATTAAAACCAAATGATGTTATTTTAGGAATGAATTTAAATCATGGAGGACACTTAACTCACGGATCTTCTGTAAATTTTTCAGGAAAAATATACAAATCATATTCATACGGGGTTGATAGATTTGGTGAAATAGATTATAAACAATTTAAATATTTATCTTTTTTACATCATCCTAAAATTATTATTGGTGGATTCTCAGCATATTCAGGTATATGTGACTGGAAATATATGAGAAAAATTGCAGATAAAGTAAATGCTTATTTTTTTGTAGATATTTCACATATTGTTGGTTTAATTATTTCTGGTTTATATCCTAATCCAATTAAATATGCTCATGTAATCAGTACTACTACACATAAAACTTTAGGAGGTCCTAGAGGTGGATTAATTTTATCAAACTGTGGAAATAAAGAATTATATTCAAAATTAAATTCCTCAGTATTTCCTGGTACTCAAGGAGGTCCTTTAATGCATGTTATTGCAGCAAAAGCAATTGCATTTAAAGAAGCTTTAAGTTCAAAATTTACAAAATTACAAAAAAATATTTTAAATTATGCTAAAATAATGGTGAAAATATTTTTAAAAAAAAATTTTTTAGTTATATCTAGAAAAACGGAAAATCATTTATTATTAATTGATTTATCTAATAAAAAAATAACAGGAAGAGAAGCAAGTAATTTACTTGCTCGTGCGGGAATTATTGTTAATAAAAATTCTATTCCAAATGATACACAAACACCATTTATTACATCTGGTATTCGTATTGGAACTCCAGCAATAGTTAAGCGTAATATTAAGATAAATGATGTTATTCGTATAACTCACTGGATATGTGATATTTTAGATAATCCAGAAAATTTAAACCAAATAAGAAAAATACGAAAAAAAATAAAAATAATATGTAAAAATAATCCAATATACACCATATAAAATATATTTATATTAGTTTTAAAAATAAATAATTTAATAAAAATATTTTATGTTACATATAACATGTAACATAATTTTATTATGTAAATTTTATTTATAAAAATATAATATATATTTTATTGTTTTAAATAATTAAATAATATTTTTTTTTAATAAACTTTTATTATAATTATTAATAATTATTCAATTATTATCCATAAAGGATTTTTACCTATTGATTGTATTTTACTGTAAATCAGATAACCTGTATCTAAATTAATATTATAAATTCTCATATTATTAGAAATCTCTCCAACTACAATTAATATTCTTCCATCTTTACTAATATTAAATGAACGAGGTTGCAATTCAGTTTGGTAAGTATGAATGTATAATAAAGTACCTGTATTACAATTAATATTAAATAAAGAAATAATACTATTTGAACGATCACATGCATATAAATATTTTCCATTAGGATGAATATGAATATCT
The nucleotide sequence above comes from Buchnera aphidicola (Cinara curvipes). Encoded proteins:
- the hisS gene encoding histidine--tRNA ligase yields the protein MGIRHQSIRGMHDILPCDTHYLSIIEEEIKKILYNYAYFEIRFPVVEKTELFEKAIGNQTDIINKEMYNFYDKKKKKISLRPEGTVSCIRACIQNNIFYNSKIQKLWYYGPMFRYERPQKGRFRQFYQLGVEYFGLKNIISDYEIIMLTISIWKKLNLLKYLKLEINSIGWTEDRKNFSLDLKKFFKKNKFKLNQYEKNLLYINPIRILDSKNDNTIKLLKSAPLLNNYLNLYSYNRFKKLCDLLNQSKVDYIVNNQLVRGLDYYNDTVFEWKSDLLGAQNTVCAGGRYDALIKYLGGKDNPAIGLAFGIDRLLILKKLFNPIPCNNIFIDINIIFLESIYSVFAIYISQKLRLIWPQLKINTYLKTFKKKKFFSISKQIKSKFLLILNSNSLNINKVLIKNIFNKTKKNISINRIFQNPCIFLK
- the glyA gene encoding serine hydroxymethyltransferase, whose product is MINKKMKKFDPKIWNLINDEKNRQELCINLIASENYASNSILEAQGSCLTNKYAEGYIGNRFYDGCNIIDKIESIAINRAKKLFCVEYANVQPHSGSQANFAVFQALLKPNDVILGMNLNHGGHLTHGSSVNFSGKIYKSYSYGVDRFGEIDYKQFKYLSFLHHPKIIIGGFSAYSGICDWKYMRKIADKVNAYFFVDISHIVGLIISGLYPNPIKYAHVISTTTHKTLGGPRGGLILSNCGNKELYSKLNSSVFPGTQGGPLMHVIAAKAIAFKEALSSKFTKLQKNILNYAKIMVKIFLKKNFLVISRKTENHLLLIDLSNKKITGREASNLLARAGIIVNKNSIPNDTQTPFITSGIRIGTPAIVKRNIKINDVIRITHWICDILDNPENLNQIRKIRKKIKIICKNNPIYTI
- the rlmN gene encoding 23S rRNA (adenine(2503)-C(2))-methyltransferase RlmN is translated as MLQEIFLKKNQKKKINLLDFDLTKMTNFFLKMGEKKFRAIQMMEWIYKKYCIKFNKMSNFSNTLKNKLNSTSIIVLPKYVKKIKSLDGTIKWNFLFNTEFIETIYIPEKKRATLCISSQVGCVLKCGFCATGQLGYTRNLQVSEIIGQIWFVINKLNQYKLKNLILPTITNIVMMGMGEPLLNLKNVIIAINIILSKYGFNFSKNKVTLSTSGIVPAINKIAGKIDISLAISLHAPNNHIRNMIMPINKVYNINLLLLSVKNYLSKSTANRGIVTIEYVMLLNINDSLHHAKELVCLLKDIPCKINLIPWNPIKNSLYKCSTYNRIINFSNYLKNKNFIVTIRKNRGSDINAACGQLISK